Proteins found in one Massilia sp. H6 genomic segment:
- a CDS encoding alpha-amylase family glycosyl hydrolase, whose product MNNELTTRMRVLVASMALFGAGTAAAAPDTAVSNKQNFTTDVVYQIVTDRFVDGAMGNNPTGAMFSSTCASGTKLYCGGDWAGITQKINDNYFTDMGITALWISPPVENIDAVITYSGGPKPITSSHGYWGRDFKRTNPYFGHFTDFTTMINAAHAKGIKVIIDFVPNHSSPADVNNPGFAENGRLYNDGVLLSGYTGDASNNPRYFHHYGYIDGSLGEWDILETTQYKMMYDLADLDQTSSAVDTYLKESIKKWLDLGVDGIRVDAIKHMSLGSQKNLFAYIYGYKPVYIFGEWMMSSPAPDPASTEYADKSGGNLLNFRYARILREVLRSGTASWTDFDSVINATATDYKRLIDQAVFMDNHDVDRFQTATNTQRNLEQALALTLTVPGVPVLYYGTEQYMQGDYDSNKARDLMTSFSKTTKAYLVTKDLSTLRKSNPALAYGSMQQRWVNNDVYIFERKFGSNVVLVAVNRHQSNPVSISGLLTSLPNGSYTDVLGAKLSGNTISASAGAVPTFNLAAGAVAVWQYKAPTNAASIGHVGPMMGKPGNTITISGRGFGATKGTVYFGTTAVTGTNIVSWEDSSIQVKVPSVAAGKRAIKIATSTAAQSNAYPDYTVLTGNQVLVRFVVKNATTTFGQNLYLSGNVDELGNWDPNKAIGPLNNKVVYQYPNWYVDVSVPAGYNLQYKFLKKNGANVEWNPKANEQLLTPASSTTTRETDW is encoded by the coding sequence ATGAACAACGAGCTGACAACGCGCATGCGGGTGCTGGTCGCAAGCATGGCCCTGTTCGGTGCCGGTACGGCCGCCGCCGCGCCTGACACGGCGGTGAGCAACAAGCAGAACTTCACCACGGACGTGGTCTACCAGATCGTGACCGACCGCTTTGTCGATGGCGCCATGGGGAACAACCCAACGGGCGCGATGTTCAGCTCGACCTGTGCGTCGGGTACCAAACTGTATTGCGGCGGCGACTGGGCCGGCATCACGCAAAAAATCAACGATAATTATTTCACCGACATGGGGATCACGGCCTTGTGGATCTCGCCGCCGGTCGAGAATATCGACGCCGTGATCACCTATTCGGGCGGCCCCAAGCCGATCACGTCGTCGCACGGCTACTGGGGGCGCGACTTCAAGCGCACCAACCCCTACTTTGGCCACTTTACCGACTTCACCACCATGATCAACGCCGCCCACGCCAAGGGCATCAAGGTGATCATCGATTTCGTTCCCAACCATTCTTCGCCGGCCGACGTCAACAACCCGGGCTTCGCCGAGAACGGTCGCCTGTACAACGACGGCGTGCTGCTGTCCGGCTATACCGGTGACGCCAGCAACAACCCCAGGTATTTCCACCATTACGGCTACATCGACGGCAGCCTGGGCGAGTGGGACATCCTGGAAACCACCCAGTACAAGATGATGTATGACCTGGCCGACCTCGATCAGACCAGCTCGGCGGTCGATACTTACCTGAAGGAATCGATCAAGAAGTGGCTCGACCTGGGCGTCGACGGCATCCGGGTCGACGCGATCAAGCACATGTCGCTCGGCTCCCAGAAGAACCTGTTTGCATATATCTATGGGTACAAGCCGGTCTACATTTTTGGCGAGTGGATGATGAGCAGCCCCGCTCCAGACCCCGCAAGCACCGAGTATGCCGACAAGAGCGGCGGCAATCTGCTGAACTTCCGCTACGCCCGTATCCTGCGCGAAGTGCTCAGGAGCGGCACCGCGAGCTGGACCGATTTCGACAGCGTCATCAACGCCACCGCCACCGACTACAAGCGCCTGATCGACCAGGCGGTCTTCATGGACAACCATGACGTCGACCGCTTCCAGACCGCCACCAACACCCAGCGCAACCTGGAGCAGGCACTGGCCCTGACCCTGACCGTGCCGGGCGTGCCCGTGCTCTACTACGGCACCGAGCAATACATGCAGGGCGACTACGATTCGAACAAGGCGCGCGACCTGATGACGTCGTTCAGCAAGACCACCAAGGCCTATCTGGTCACCAAGGATCTCTCGACCCTGCGCAAGAGCAACCCGGCGCTGGCCTACGGCAGCATGCAGCAGCGCTGGGTCAACAACGACGTGTACATCTTCGAGCGCAAGTTCGGCAGTAACGTGGTGCTGGTCGCGGTCAACCGCCACCAGAGCAACCCGGTCAGCATCTCGGGCCTGCTGACGTCGCTCCCGAACGGCAGCTACACCGATGTGCTGGGTGCCAAGCTCAGCGGCAATACGATCAGCGCCAGCGCCGGCGCCGTCCCGACCTTCAACCTGGCCGCTGGCGCGGTCGCGGTGTGGCAGTACAAGGCGCCCACCAATGCCGCGAGCATCGGCCACGTCGGTCCGATGATGGGCAAGCCGGGCAACACCATCACGATCAGCGGCCGCGGCTTCGGCGCCACCAAGGGCACGGTCTATTTTGGCACCACCGCGGTAACCGGCACCAATATCGTGTCCTGGGAAGACAGCAGCATCCAGGTCAAGGTGCCGTCGGTCGCGGCCGGCAAGCGCGCCATCAAGATCGCCACTTCGACCGCGGCCCAGAGCAACGCCTATCCGGATTACACGGTGCTGACCGGTAACCAGGTGCTGGTGCGCTTCGTCGTCAAGAATGCCACCACCACCTTTGGCCAGAATCTCTACCTGTCGGGCAACGTCGACGAACTCGGCAACTGGGACCCGAACAAGGCGATCGGACCGCTGAACAACAAGGTGGTGTACCAGTATCCGAACTGGTATGTCGATGTCAGCGTCCCGGCGGGGTACAACCTGCAGTACAAGTTCCTGAAGAAGAACGGCGCCAACGTGGAATGGAATCCGAAGGCGAACGAGCAGTTGCTGACCCCAGCCAGCAGCACGACCACCAGGGAAACCGACTGGTAA
- a CDS encoding glycoside hydrolase family 13 protein yields MILRTLIFLSSLIAFLPGLVPGARAATGIDRVEPPNWWVGMKSDKLQLMVHGEDIAGFTPQLASGRPGVRLAGVQRVASKNYVFLDLRIAPSTRPGAIEIVFRRGAEVRRLPYQLQARAPGSAQRPSFGNADAIMLLMPDRFANGDPGNDNVPGFPDPANRADIDAGRHGGDIAGIVDKLDYIAAMGYTAIWPTPLTESRQDQYSYHGYAATDTYRIDPRYGSNEDYRRMVALARSKGVGVLMDVVLNHIGSNHWWMKDLPTPDWLGYGNRFVPTAHARTTASDPYAAQADRKNYVQGWFGSDMPDLNQKNPLLANYLIQHTLWWVEYAGLYGIRVDTFGYSDHAFLAAWSRRVREEFPTLNIVGEEWSMNPLVVSYWLDGKRNPNGYRSAMPSMMDYPLNDTLRRALVAEDSLHSGLSHLYERLNDDVAYPDASKLVVFEGNHDIPRLYSILGEDLDLYKMAIAYLLTTRGVPQLYYGTELLMTSPLVRADGPTRQDFPGGWRGDRVDAVSGAGLDAKQKQAQAYVRKLLNWRKTQALVHSGKLMHFAPEDGTYVYFRYDGTGQGAKRLMVAINKNRKPVSLDTARFAEILPRGASGTDVVSGETYALGRTLAMPARSVLVLEVDR; encoded by the coding sequence ATGATTCTTAGAACCCTGATTTTCCTCTCTTCCCTGATCGCCTTCTTGCCGGGCCTGGTGCCGGGCGCCCGCGCCGCCACCGGTATCGACCGGGTCGAACCGCCCAACTGGTGGGTCGGCATGAAGAGCGACAAGCTGCAACTGATGGTGCACGGCGAAGATATTGCCGGCTTCACCCCGCAGCTGGCGTCCGGCCGCCCTGGCGTGCGCCTGGCTGGCGTGCAGCGTGTCGCCAGCAAGAACTATGTTTTCCTGGACCTGCGCATCGCGCCGAGCACGCGCCCCGGTGCCATCGAGATCGTGTTCCGGCGCGGCGCCGAGGTCCGGCGCCTGCCTTACCAACTGCAGGCGCGCGCGCCCGGCTCGGCACAGCGCCCGAGCTTCGGCAACGCCGACGCGATCATGCTCCTGATGCCGGACCGCTTCGCCAACGGCGATCCGGGCAACGACAACGTGCCGGGATTCCCGGACCCGGCCAACCGCGCCGACATCGATGCCGGCCGCCACGGCGGCGACATCGCCGGCATCGTGGACAAGCTCGACTACATCGCCGCGATGGGCTATACCGCGATCTGGCCGACCCCGCTCACCGAAAGCCGCCAGGATCAATACTCGTACCACGGCTACGCCGCCACCGATACCTACCGCATCGATCCGCGCTACGGCAGCAACGAGGACTACCGGCGCATGGTGGCGCTGGCGCGCAGCAAGGGCGTCGGCGTGCTGATGGACGTGGTGCTGAACCATATCGGCTCGAACCACTGGTGGATGAAAGACCTGCCGACGCCCGACTGGCTCGGCTACGGCAACCGCTTCGTGCCGACCGCGCACGCGCGCACCACGGCCAGCGATCCCTATGCCGCGCAGGCCGACCGCAAGAACTACGTCCAGGGCTGGTTCGGCAGCGACATGCCGGACCTGAACCAGAAGAATCCCTTGCTGGCGAACTACCTGATCCAGCACACCCTGTGGTGGGTCGAGTATGCGGGGCTGTACGGCATCCGGGTCGACACCTTCGGCTACTCGGACCATGCCTTCCTGGCTGCGTGGAGCCGCCGCGTGCGCGAGGAATTCCCGACCCTGAACATCGTCGGCGAAGAATGGAGCATGAACCCGCTGGTGGTGTCGTACTGGCTCGACGGCAAGCGCAACCCGAACGGCTACCGCAGCGCGATGCCGTCGATGATGGACTACCCGCTCAACGACACACTGCGCCGGGCGCTGGTGGCCGAGGACTCGCTGCATTCGGGACTGAGCCACCTGTACGAGCGCCTCAACGACGACGTGGCCTACCCGGACGCCAGCAAGCTGGTGGTCTTCGAGGGCAACCACGATATTCCGCGCCTGTACAGCATACTGGGCGAGGATCTCGATCTCTACAAGATGGCGATCGCCTACCTTCTCACCACGCGCGGCGTGCCCCAGCTGTACTACGGCACCGAGCTGCTCATGACCAGTCCATTGGTGCGCGCCGATGGGCCCACGCGCCAGGATTTCCCGGGCGGCTGGCGCGGTGACCGCGTCGATGCGGTGAGCGGCGCCGGGCTCGATGCGAAGCAGAAGCAGGCGCAGGCCTATGTCAGGAAGCTGCTCAACTGGCGCAAGACGCAAGCCCTGGTCCACAGCGGCAAGCTGATGCACTTCGCGCCCGAAGACGGAACCTATGTCTACTTCCGCTATGACGGCACCGGGCAGGGCGCAAAACGCCTGATGGTGGCGATCAACAAGAACCGCAAGCCGGTGTCGCTCGATACCGCGCGCTTTGCCGAAATCCTGCCGCGCGGCGCCAGCGGAACCGATGTTGTCAGCGGCGAGACCTACGCCTTGGGGCGCACCCTCGCCATGCCGGCGCGTTCGGTACTGGTGCTGGAAGTGGATCGCTAG
- a CDS encoding YciI-like protein produces the protein MHYLLTYDLAPDYLERRGQFRDAHLELAWAAQQRGELVIAGALVEPSDQAVLVFSCATPEPVQLFAARDPYVTHGLVRAFHVRQWNTVVGDAAFNPVRPGQV, from the coding sequence ATGCACTACCTGCTTACCTATGACCTTGCCCCCGACTACCTCGAGCGCCGCGGCCAATTCCGCGACGCGCACCTGGAGCTGGCCTGGGCGGCGCAGCAGCGCGGAGAACTCGTGATCGCCGGCGCCCTGGTCGAGCCAAGCGACCAGGCCGTGCTGGTGTTTAGCTGCGCCACGCCGGAACCGGTGCAACTGTTCGCGGCGCGCGATCCGTATGTCACCCATGGGCTGGTACGCGCCTTTCACGTGCGCCAATGGAATACGGTCGTTGGCGACGCCGCTTTCAATCCGGTGCGTCCCGGCCAGGTCTAA
- a CDS encoding DUF969 domain-containing protein, producing the protein MQSAVNLWPLLGVAVIVAGFLLRANPVLVVVAACGVTGAAAFMPVDAILASLGTAFVKTRNLPLILLLPLAAIGLLERFGLRERAQSAIARVASATAGRLLIVYLFARETSAAAGLTSLGGHASMVRPLVAPMAEAAAETQYGALPDHVRHRIRAMAAATDNVGLFFGEDIFVAFGAIVLMQTILQAEGIAVDPLHMALWGIPTAITAFVIHAWNLRRLDLSIRREMTMLAVPA; encoded by the coding sequence ATGCAATCTGCAGTCAACCTGTGGCCGCTGCTCGGCGTGGCGGTCATCGTCGCCGGCTTCCTGCTGCGCGCCAATCCGGTGCTGGTAGTGGTCGCGGCCTGCGGCGTCACTGGCGCCGCCGCCTTCATGCCTGTCGACGCCATCCTGGCTTCGCTCGGCACGGCTTTCGTCAAGACCCGCAACCTGCCGCTGATCCTGCTGCTTCCATTGGCGGCGATCGGCCTGCTGGAACGCTTCGGCCTGCGCGAGCGCGCCCAAAGTGCCATCGCGCGGGTGGCCTCGGCTACCGCCGGACGCCTGCTGATCGTTTACCTGTTTGCCCGCGAGACCTCGGCCGCGGCCGGGCTGACCAGCCTGGGCGGCCACGCCTCGATGGTGCGCCCGCTGGTGGCACCCATGGCCGAAGCGGCCGCCGAAACCCAGTACGGTGCGCTGCCCGACCACGTGCGTCATCGTATCCGCGCGATGGCGGCGGCCACCGACAACGTCGGGCTGTTCTTTGGCGAAGACATTTTCGTGGCCTTTGGTGCCATCGTGCTGATGCAGACCATCCTGCAGGCCGAGGGCATTGCGGTCGACCCGCTGCACATGGCGCTGTGGGGAATCCCGACCGCGATCACCGCCTTCGTCATCCACGCATGGAACCTGCGCCGGCTCGACCTGAGTATCCGGCGCGAGATGACCATGTTGGCGGTGCCGGCATGA
- a CDS encoding DUF979 domain-containing protein yields MITIDFFYVLVGLLFLAVAAMNLIDRSNPRRVTSALFWALYALLYLAGERLPPAVVGALMILMALIAGFRGVAGGKPSTLPEAQRRASSARLGNRLFIPALLLPLVTMAGATLFDGLRVGGVPLLGPEHLTLVSLGCAALAALAAACWLTRSTPLQGVREARRLVDAMGWAVVLPHMLAVLGLLFAEAGVGKAVAQVTTSYINMDSRFVAVAVFCIGMALFTIVMGNGFAAFPVMAGGVGIPVLVGVYGANPAVMAAIGMFSAYCGTLMTPMAANFNIVPAALLDLPDKNAVIRAQLPTALPLLVANIFLLYFLMNQ; encoded by the coding sequence ATGATCACGATCGACTTCTTCTACGTGCTGGTCGGCCTGCTGTTCCTGGCCGTGGCGGCCATGAACCTGATCGACCGCAGCAACCCGCGGCGCGTTACCAGCGCGCTGTTCTGGGCGCTGTACGCGCTGCTCTACCTGGCGGGCGAGCGCCTGCCGCCGGCCGTGGTCGGCGCGCTGATGATCTTGATGGCGCTGATCGCCGGCTTCAGGGGCGTTGCCGGCGGCAAGCCGTCGACACTGCCAGAAGCGCAGCGCCGCGCGAGCAGCGCGCGCCTGGGTAACCGCTTGTTCATCCCGGCGCTGCTGCTGCCGCTGGTGACCATGGCGGGCGCCACCCTGTTCGATGGCCTGCGGGTGGGCGGCGTGCCGCTGCTGGGACCCGAACACCTGACCCTGGTGAGCCTGGGCTGCGCCGCGCTGGCGGCCCTGGCTGCTGCCTGCTGGCTGACGCGTTCCACGCCGCTGCAGGGCGTGCGCGAGGCGCGCCGCCTGGTCGACGCGATGGGCTGGGCCGTGGTGCTGCCGCACATGCTGGCGGTGCTCGGCCTGCTGTTTGCCGAAGCCGGGGTGGGCAAGGCGGTGGCGCAGGTGACTACCTCGTATATCAACATGGATTCGCGCTTTGTTGCGGTCGCGGTGTTCTGCATCGGCATGGCCTTGTTCACTATCGTGATGGGTAACGGCTTTGCGGCTTTTCCGGTGATGGCGGGCGGGGTCGGCATTCCGGTGCTGGTCGGGGTGTATGGCGCCAACCCGGCCGTGATGGCGGCGATCGGCATGTTCAGCGCCTATTGCGGCACCCTGATGACGCCGATGGCGGCGAACTTCAATATCGTGCCGGCGGCGCTGCTCGACCTGCCCGACAAGAACGCCGTGATCCGCGCCCAGCTGCCGACCGCGCTGCCGCTGCTGGTAGCGAATATCTTTTTGCTTTACTTCTTGATGAACCAATGA
- the pcp gene encoding pyroglutamyl-peptidase I, whose amino-acid sequence MKTVLLTGFEPFNGATINPAWEAVRALEGWSGEGFRVEVRQLPCVFVEANRALAAMVNALAPQIVIALGQAGGRGEISVERIAINVDDASILDNAGRQPVDRPIHAGAPAAYFSTLPIKSMVAAMRAAGLRAGVSQTAGTFVCNHVFYGLMHHVATHPVKAGFIHVPFLPEQAAGRADNPASMALADIVAGIRIAVEIAVTVERDGVHVGGATH is encoded by the coding sequence ATGAAAACCGTCTTGCTTACTGGATTCGAACCCTTCAACGGGGCCACCATCAACCCGGCCTGGGAGGCGGTACGGGCGCTCGAGGGCTGGAGCGGGGAGGGCTTCCGGGTCGAGGTGCGCCAGTTGCCCTGCGTATTCGTCGAGGCCAACCGCGCCCTGGCGGCGATGGTGAACGCGCTAGCGCCACAGATTGTCATTGCGCTCGGCCAGGCTGGCGGGCGCGGGGAGATCTCGGTCGAGCGCATCGCGATCAATGTGGACGATGCCTCGATTCTCGACAACGCCGGCCGGCAGCCGGTGGACCGGCCGATCCACGCGGGCGCGCCGGCGGCCTATTTTTCCACGCTGCCGATCAAGTCGATGGTCGCGGCGATGCGCGCGGCCGGCTTGAGGGCGGGGGTGTCGCAGACGGCGGGCACCTTCGTGTGCAACCACGTGTTCTACGGCTTGATGCACCATGTGGCGACACACCCGGTGAAGGCGGGCTTCATCCACGTGCCTTTCCTGCCCGAGCAGGCCGCCGGGCGGGCCGACAATCCGGCGTCGATGGCGCTCGCCGACATCGTTGCCGGCATTCGGATTGCGGTCGAGATCGCGGTGACGGTCGAGCGCGACGGCGTGCACGTTGGTGGCGCTACCCACTGA
- a CDS encoding IS1595 family transposase, whose translation MKAPKFAKLFAQLPMLNQAQRLQMLDSLHPAAGLDRVIALIGQIRSKGRRCPQCGCQHYHRHGQANDLQRFRCCQCRRTFNDLSGTPLARLRLRGKWLDYLGAVLDSRPVRDAAKRVGVHRNTAFRWRHRFLDRVKHDRPAQLGGIVEADEMFLLESQKGSRTLGRPPRKRGGRASLPGISRHLDCILVARDRSGQTIDAVTGRGALKVTQLVQHLLPKLAPQALLVTDSHAAYRAFARQRGIAHQAVNLRSGERVRFSKWGAIHVQNVNAYHRRLRQWLARFHGVASRWLPNYLGWHWALDGGRVTSVEHLLRIAFGVIHSQR comes from the coding sequence ATGAAAGCGCCCAAGTTCGCCAAGCTGTTTGCCCAGCTTCCCATGCTCAACCAGGCCCAGCGGCTGCAGATGCTCGATTCCCTGCATCCCGCAGCCGGCCTCGACCGGGTGATCGCCCTGATCGGGCAGATCCGTTCGAAAGGGCGGCGCTGTCCGCAGTGCGGCTGCCAGCACTACCACCGGCACGGCCAGGCCAACGACCTGCAACGTTTTCGCTGCTGCCAATGCCGACGCACCTTTAACGACCTGAGTGGCACGCCGCTGGCGCGGCTCAGGCTGCGCGGCAAGTGGCTCGACTACCTCGGCGCCGTGCTCGATTCAAGGCCGGTGCGCGACGCCGCCAAGCGGGTTGGCGTCCATCGCAACACGGCGTTTCGTTGGCGCCATCGCTTCCTGGACCGGGTCAAGCATGACCGGCCAGCGCAGCTCGGCGGCATCGTCGAGGCCGACGAAATGTTTTTGCTCGAATCGCAAAAAGGCTCGCGCACACTCGGTCGCCCGCCGCGCAAGCGAGGCGGCCGGGCCAGCTTGCCCGGCATCTCGCGCCACCTCGACTGCATCCTGGTCGCGCGCGACCGCAGTGGACAGACCATCGACGCGGTTACCGGACGCGGCGCCCTGAAAGTGACCCAACTGGTGCAACACCTGTTGCCGAAGCTGGCCCCGCAAGCGCTTCTGGTCACCGACTCGCACGCCGCCTACCGTGCGTTCGCCCGCCAGCGCGGCATTGCCCACCAGGCGGTCAACCTGCGCTCCGGCGAGCGGGTTCGGTTCAGTAAGTGGGGCGCGATCCATGTCCAGAACGTCAACGCTTACCACCGGCGCTTGCGCCAATGGCTGGCGCGGTTCCACGGGGTTGCCTCGCGTTGGCTGCCCAATTACCTGGGCTGGCATTGGGCACTCGATGGCGGGCGGGTCACTTCCGTCGAGCACTTGCTGCGTATCGCATTCGGAGTCATCCATAGCCAACGGTGA
- a CDS encoding LysR family transcriptional regulator: MSIDLKQLRYFLAVAEEKSFSRAAERLHISQPPLSQQIMKLESELGVRLFTRTTRSFELTVAGKALMGEAAELLAKMRMTIDTIRQIDRGEVGRLRVGIVGSAMWGPIPGLLEQFQSQYPRVTWTIHELGPNDQWEALRARQIDVGFWREPRIEPDVLKQANLRQDLCSREDVCVAISDRHRLAQQDAIELIDIAHEPMLTLHLDQSAEPRYLIQCCVNAGFEPTIFQEATEPQTLLAMVGAGLGVALLPQTTSRIGWPGVRFLPIRTDAPSANLYITYLAQDDAPVVRAFLNILFPEAGAQPAGA, encoded by the coding sequence ATGTCGATCGACCTGAAACAGCTGCGCTACTTCCTTGCCGTGGCCGAAGAGAAAAGCTTCTCGCGCGCGGCCGAACGCCTGCACATCTCGCAGCCGCCCCTGAGCCAGCAGATCATGAAACTCGAAAGCGAACTGGGGGTGCGCCTGTTTACCCGCACCACGCGCAGCTTCGAACTGACGGTGGCGGGCAAGGCACTGATGGGCGAAGCGGCCGAGCTGCTGGCCAAGATGCGCATGACGATCGACACCATCCGCCAGATCGACCGCGGCGAAGTCGGGCGTCTACGGGTGGGCATCGTCGGCTCGGCAATGTGGGGGCCGATACCCGGCCTGCTCGAGCAGTTCCAGAGCCAGTACCCGCGCGTGACCTGGACCATCCACGAGCTGGGGCCGAACGACCAGTGGGAAGCGCTGCGCGCGCGCCAGATCGACGTCGGCTTCTGGCGCGAGCCGCGCATCGAGCCCGATGTGCTCAAGCAGGCCAACCTGCGCCAGGACCTGTGCTCGCGCGAAGACGTCTGCGTGGCGATCAGCGATCGCCACCGGCTGGCGCAGCAGGATGCGATCGAGCTGATCGACATCGCCCATGAACCCATGCTGACCCTGCACCTGGACCAGTCGGCCGAACCGCGCTACCTGATCCAGTGCTGCGTCAATGCCGGCTTCGAGCCGACCATCTTCCAGGAGGCGACCGAGCCGCAGACGCTGCTGGCCATGGTCGGCGCGGGCCTGGGAGTGGCGTTGCTGCCGCAAACCACCAGCCGCATCGGTTGGCCGGGCGTGCGCTTCCTGCCGATCCGGACCGATGCGCCCTCGGCCAACCTGTACATTACTTACCTGGCCCAGGACGACGCGCCAGTGGTACGGGCGTTCTTGAACATCCTGTTTCCGGAAGCGGGCGCGCAGCCGGCCGGAGCCTGA
- a CDS encoding pseudouridine-5'-phosphate glycosidase, whose amino-acid sequence MHSFLLFSPEVAAARTAGKAVVALESTIISHGMPYPQNVHTAREVEQIIRDAGAVPATIAIMGGKICVGLSPEQLELLGSSPDAMKVSRRDLAYVLAQQRLGATTVAATMICAQLAGIEVFVTGGIGGVHRGAETSFDISADLQELAHTSVAVVCAGVKSILDIGLTLECLETHGVPVVSVGQPGFPAFFTRDSGFQADFQLDTPEEQASFIRTKWQLGLAGGVVVSNPVPRDAAMPAEEIDTIIGQALAEADVQGVKGKAVTPFLLARIKELTQGRSLATNIALVKHNALVGARMAVALGALPSVSVPA is encoded by the coding sequence ATGCACTCTTTCCTCCTGTTCTCGCCCGAAGTGGCCGCCGCGCGCACCGCCGGCAAAGCGGTCGTCGCGTTGGAGTCGACCATCATTTCGCATGGCATGCCCTACCCGCAGAACGTGCACACCGCGCGCGAGGTCGAGCAGATCATTCGCGACGCCGGCGCGGTACCGGCCACGATTGCCATCATGGGCGGCAAGATCTGCGTCGGCCTCTCGCCTGAGCAACTGGAATTGCTCGGCTCTTCGCCCGATGCCATGAAAGTCAGCCGCCGCGACCTGGCCTATGTGCTGGCGCAGCAGCGCCTCGGCGCCACCACCGTGGCCGCGACCATGATCTGCGCGCAGCTGGCCGGCATCGAAGTGTTCGTCACCGGCGGCATCGGCGGCGTGCACCGCGGCGCCGAGACCAGCTTCGACATCTCGGCCGACCTTCAGGAGCTCGCCCACACCAGCGTGGCCGTGGTCTGCGCCGGCGTCAAATCGATCCTCGACATCGGCCTGACGCTCGAATGCCTCGAGACCCATGGGGTGCCGGTGGTGAGCGTCGGCCAGCCGGGCTTTCCGGCCTTTTTTACCCGCGACAGTGGCTTCCAGGCCGACTTCCAGCTCGATACGCCAGAAGAACAGGCGAGCTTCATCCGCACCAAGTGGCAGCTCGGCCTGGCCGGCGGCGTGGTGGTGAGCAACCCGGTACCGCGCGATGCGGCCATGCCGGCGGAAGAAATCGACACGATCATCGGGCAGGCGCTGGCAGAAGCGGATGTGCAAGGCGTCAAGGGCAAGGCGGTCACGCCCTTTTTGCTGGCGCGCATCAAGGAGCTGACGCAGGGGCGCAGCCTGGCAACCAATATCGCCCTGGTCAAGCATAACGCGCTGGTCGGCGCGCGCATGGCGGTGGCGCTGGGCGCCCTGCCATCGGTATCGGTTCCGGCGTAA
- a CDS encoding carbohydrate kinase, with amino-acid sequence MLKQLFNPYPSATVTDLPKKEQLYELIRANPFISQQDLASALGLSRSAVANYIATLVRERRILGRAYVLPDQRPILCIGAANLDRKLRSVGPLVPGSSNPATQDESFGGVARNIAENLARLGAPTALITAVGNDASGRALLAHAEDAGIDTRGALRLDGASSGTYTAVLDQHGELMVALADMALNDRLTPAFLATRQQQRAGAALVVADLNLPTESIAALLDEAARSSVALVLVAVSEPKMARLPASLLGLRLLILNEGELAARVGRALGTDADLDAACAELQRQGAQDVVVTRGMRGACYTSPSGVMHLAAPSVDVVDVTGAGDAFAAALCWSLHGGGSEGGASEGGDLALACRRGLRLSAMTIECRQTVCPALAMGHLDGVTDEPTEPVLD; translated from the coding sequence ATGCTCAAACAGTTGTTTAACCCCTACCCAAGCGCGACCGTGACCGACTTGCCCAAAAAAGAACAGTTGTACGAGCTGATCCGCGCCAATCCCTTTATCTCGCAGCAGGATCTGGCCAGCGCACTGGGGCTGTCGCGCTCGGCAGTTGCCAACTATATCGCCACGCTGGTGCGCGAACGCCGCATCCTCGGGCGCGCCTACGTGCTGCCAGACCAGCGTCCGATCCTGTGTATCGGCGCGGCGAATCTCGACCGCAAGCTGCGCAGCGTGGGGCCGCTGGTGCCCGGCAGCTCGAATCCGGCCACCCAGGATGAATCTTTCGGCGGCGTCGCCCGCAACATCGCCGAGAACCTGGCGCGCCTGGGGGCCCCGACCGCCTTGATCACGGCGGTCGGCAACGATGCCTCGGGCCGCGCCCTGCTGGCCCATGCCGAGGACGCCGGGATCGACACCCGCGGCGCGCTGCGCCTCGATGGCGCCAGCAGCGGCACCTATACCGCGGTGCTCGACCAGCACGGCGAATTGATGGTGGCCCTGGCCGACATGGCGCTCAACGACCGGCTCACGCCAGCCTTTTTGGCAACGCGCCAGCAGCAGCGCGCCGGCGCCGCGCTGGTAGTGGCCGACCTGAACCTGCCGACCGAGAGCATCGCCGCCCTGCTCGACGAGGCGGCGCGCAGCAGCGTGGCGCTGGTACTGGTGGCGGTATCCGAACCGAAGATGGCGCGCCTGCCCGCCAGCTTGCTTGGGCTGCGGCTGCTGATCCTGAACGAGGGCGAACTGGCCGCGCGCGTTGGCCGTGCGCTGGGCACCGATGCCGACCTCGATGCCGCCTGCGCCGAACTCCAGCGCCAGGGAGCGCAGGACGTGGTCGTCACGCGCGGCATGCGCGGTGCGTGCTACACCTCGCCCAGCGGCGTGATGCACCTGGCAGCGCCGAGCGTCGACGTGGTCGACGTCACCGGAGCCGGCGACGCCTTTGCCGCCGCGCTGTGCTGGTCGCTCCATGGCGGCGGCAGTGAAGGCGGCGCCAGTGAAGGCGGCGACCTGGCACTGGCCTGCCGCCGCGGGCTGCGGCTGTCGGCCATGACCATCGAATGCAGGCAGACTGTCTGTCCGGCGCTGGCAATGGGCCACCTGGACGGCGTCACCGACGAACCCACCGAACCCGTATTGGACTAA